ATTGTAGTCACCTTTATGTATGCAATGAAAAGACGTGAACACCGAACGCAACTTTACAAAATGCtttgaaaataatattttccCCTTATATCCACATCGTATGGAGCATGCGGAAGTGCAGGGGAGGAGGCATCAAAACCCTGAATGAAAGCTGAATTCCAAAACTCCAGTGATCACTTCAAACGAACACAACAGCCAAATCAAACTACTTAAAAACAACGTGTTTGATATCAATGTGCTACAACAAAAGGTGAACAATAATTAAATCCTGTTATTAATTTACATTCTAGTGATTCTACGTATATACAATGAAAATGTGCACAATTAGATCAGTCAACTATTAAGTAGCTGCCTAGCTAGATCCTTATAGCtaactttctttttctttgtaggCTCTGCACCCGTATCAAATGGTGGCTTCTGATTATCAGCACTAGTCTGAGCAGTTTTCGTTCCAAGACCTAGAATTAGATCTACGGGTGGCTTCTCAGCTTCAGTACTCGTATCCATTGTTTGAGCGTTCTTTGTTCCAGGACCTGGAATCAGACCTACGGCTGGCCTCTCAGTTTCAGTATTCATATTTATAGTTTGAGCATTCTTTGTTCCAAGACATGGAATCAGACCAAACAACATGGCTTGAACTGGATCAGCTATATCTTCAAGTTTCTCCGGCTTATCTCTGTCTTGGCTATAATGCTTCTCAATCATTTCAATTTCAGGAATTTTATCAGAATGCCCATCATATCTAATGTCTCCAACAACCTCTTGTTCAGCTGCCTTACCACTTTGTAATGATGTAGACTCCTGTATTGCTTCCTTTCTTTGCATGTCTAAACTTCCGTCACCTACCATTCTATGTGTTCCTTCAGCGATATCAACATCTTCCTTATATGATGTAAGATCATGAGAATCACTCTCGTCTGACTCATTAAAAGATATTTTAGCAGGCTTCCTGCTAATACGTGCCCGTGTTCTTCGAGTTTGGGTGGCACCTATTTTCCCCCTGTTTGTATTTGTGCCAGCAGGTCTTCCTCTTTTCCTTTTGCTACCCTTCTCAGGTGAGCGCAATATCCCAGTGTGCTCTTGAGCTGCATTGCCTctgtttctctctttcttagAAGGAGCAGGAACCTTCTCGATTTCTACATTGTCACGCGGCAGTTCTTCTATTACCATGTCATGTTCACTGGAAAGAACAAAACAGAGTGAAAATTAAGATTAGGTTTAGAAGAATTGCTAGTTAACCTGACTGATTCTGAATCCAATATTATTTTCCCtttgataaaaaagaaaaagaacataaaaatgaaaaagaaaagaaaaagaaaaaaaagaaaagactcCCTGTTCAATAAGGATTtacctattttttttctcacagATGACAATAGCCTCAATAGTTGGTAATAGCTACAATAACTatgttttaatttgaaaactGTAGTATTCATGTTTTTTCCAAATGTTTCGTACTTCATCAATGAAGTGGACAAAGAATTAAAGACGTgatgaaataaataaacaaataaataaataaaaataaaaataaagaggATTATAAGCAGATTTCCTAGCAATGAGGAAGTCACTGCACATTGACTCGGTAAAATATCGTGCCTATTTCATTGAGAAGCCATAAATCCCATATCTTCTAAGCTCACTGACTGCCAAATGAGAAGTCATTGGATATACTACATCCATGTGCATCTATTATTTGATAGATATTGAACTCTACATCCATGTGCATATATTATTTGATAGATATTGAACTCACCTCTCTACGATGTCATATTCTTCCCATCCATAGGGTTTTAAGCTATATGGTTCCTCTTGCAATCTTTGCTTCCTTCCCAAACAGTCCTCCAACCATTGCAGTCCAACAATATGCAACCTTTTGTTATGCAAAAAGTGTTTCTCTGCTTCAGTCAAACTGTGACAAAGAGAGAGGGATAACAAAGAAATAAGAAAGTTAGGACTGCATTAACATAACAGCTGTAATGAGGAAAGTGAGAACAACGGGAAAGGTCAGGACAGTGGCCTTCCAGTATCattaacaaattaaattatacGCATTAACCATGTTGCCAAGTTGAGATACAAATAgataatgacactaaaaatcTTACTACAAACATATGCTTATTTTCTAATGCTTTCAAACAACCCAGAAGATTTGAGGTGTAAATAGATTGTCAAATTACCGAAAGAATCATGTCAACAATAATCATGCTCACATATCAAAATTATCGAAATGAAATGCCCGTGATCATCCACCATTGGAGGCACCAAACTAATCCATGatagtaaaaaaaacttaagagCCTTGTGTTACTGTGTACCTTTGCAGTAAGGTTTCAAATTTCACATCACACCCCTGAATTGACAAGAGTACCAAATGAGTGGCATCAGCAAGATTATCACCGACTCTGCCACCACCCATGAGAACTTCAATTTTCAACCTTCTTACTGTCACTCCTAAGACGAATTCCCAATCCGGTTTTCTTTAAGAAAAGATTAATAAGAAAAAACCAATGTCAATTGACAtatagaaacaaaacaaagaataATATAATTAGTGAGTCAAAAGAACATAAGATGACCGACAGATCTTACagggaatgaattgatgagtTAAAATAAATGCAGCAGCCATGAAATCGAGCCCATTTCTCCAAAGGACAGTATTTTTTCTTGTAATAGTTGATACGTTTGGTATCCTCGGACCTAGGCACATTGCTTAAGAGCTgccaagagaaaaaaaatttccgTCATCCACTTAAAACCTGTATCATTTCAAGTTAAGATGTGTCCATCCCTTCTTCTCTGCTATACCATATATAATACAGCAAACCCACTGTTTTAACAGTCAATAAGAATTCTGTATTACCTGCGTAATGTCTGCAAGGTCAAGGTCCCAGAAATACGGGTCAGAAAACTCATCAATTTCTGCTTCTAATTTCTTCTTTGAAGACTCAGAAATGCTGAGGTAGTAccttaaaaaaatgaaaaagaatatGAAAAACCACCAAAAGAATCACATGTTTCAAACATGCAGTAAATTAGATAGTTACTTTGGCTGTAAAGAAAGGAGTTTCTTCTGGGAACAACAATCCAAGACCCAAGACAAATGAATGACATCTCCCTGACGTTTCGCTGCCTGATATTTGATACCTGTCAAATGAACAAGTATTGATTATATTTGCTAAGTGattcgagagagagagagagagagagagagagagagacctttGTTTTCCGCTGCAACACAGTGTGTGACTGAGTTATTCAAATTCATCGAAAAAGTACCCCCATTCTCAGCAACAATTTTGTGCAAGGAATCAAGTGTATGAGTTGGAGGCACATTGGCGAAGTCTGAATATGTCAAGGAGTAACACATGTAACCAGAAAATAATTTACAGTGCAGtaagatacataattgaaaGATGAAATGAATTATGTTGTTTGTTAAAGTGTGGACCTCAAAGGATACAGAACatcatttttgaaaatatcaaGCTATCCTCCTTGATGCCAGAGACATCAGTCTGAACTAAATGAGAGGGAACGAGACACATATTTCTTTTGTCTTCCTTTTTAGTGGATCTCTTGGGTTTCTTTTTATCATCCTGCAGAACACCATAATCTGTCCCCTTTTGTGTGGTACCATTGCCTGAATCTACAAGCTCTATAAATGCTGCAAATACAAGAAACTGAAAGTAAACAGAAGCTCTAAACCATATGACAATTTATAGCACACCCCATCTTTAAATGCCATAACTGAGCATATAGAGATGAAACCTAAAGTACAGGTAAGGAATATACAAGCGAAACTAGAACTCCGGGATGCAATATCTAATAAAATCATATTCTTACATTGCACATCAAGGCACTCATGCCAAGGTTTATCGTATCTAATTCGATCAATACGCGGAAATCTCAGGCTGTATGGTGCAGCAAAAACCTACAAGAATTCAGCAGCCATTAGATACTTAGGCTTAGTCTGGGATTCAATACTCAAATATGGAAtaactcagtttaaaaaacaaaaactcaaatatgaaataaatcaTAGTTATTTAAACTAAATTTTATGAATAAGCACCCTATAAAAACTTATCAAACAGATAATCACTCATAATTACAATAATAAGTTATTATTTGGCCCAACCTCAATATGAAAGTAAGCCTTTAtgacaaaataataaaatttccaATGTATGGATCTTCCTAGTACAGCTTCATGTATATATCTAAACACAAATCTGGTGTTATTCAGATGATAGGACACACCTCAGACCTTATGGTTCGGATATCACTCGTTATGGAAAGGATTATTGATCTGCAATACAAATCAGAAAACACTTAGATAGTTAGATATTCTGCATAAATCAAATCATATACCCAtagtgaaaataaaaactcaTACTAACTTCTCAGGGCTTTCAACCCAAACATCTGGTCTCTCTTTTGAATGGTTCGTTACTTCATAAAAACTTGGTGGGGCCTTTTTGGGGTAGTCATACTTCCTGACAGACAGACAGACAGAGACAGTTAATATAGATTTGCACAGATAAGAAACAATAAGACCCAACTCCTGCTACTTTGCCATAAGGTACAGTACTTTCCAAGAAATACAAGTAATTGCAAAAAAGTCCAAATTGCCACAGTTTCTCGTTCATGGTACAACAGTTGAGTCCTTGAATAGCAAACTACGGGAATCAACAATGATATCGATCTCTATTCCAAGACCTTAAGCTGAATGGCCATCAAAGAAATTATTACAGCACATGCTGTCAAGCTTGAAGCAATGAGCAATATCATGTTGCTCACTGGTTATTTCCTTGGATTGGTTGAGCTACAATGTGTACTTAAGTTAAAAAATAAAGTACCTTAAATAAGGCTTTAATTTGGTTTCCACAGCATCTAACTCCTCGTCAGTAAGTCCAGTACCCACTCTACAAAAGGATACA
This is a stretch of genomic DNA from Argentina anserina chromosome 4, drPotAnse1.1, whole genome shotgun sequence. It encodes these proteins:
- the LOC126790677 gene encoding DNA ligase 4, whose translation is MNQKKEEEEEQTKFSVLCSLFTWIQRSKTSALKRSKFRKFLDAFCKPPDYFAAIRLILPGLDRERGSYGLKESVLATCLIDALGMSRDSDDALRLINWRKGGASTGANVGNFALVAAEVLQRRQGLSSGGLTIKELNELLDRLALGENRGEKTSILTTLVQKTNAQEMKWIVMIILKDLKLGMSEKSIFQEFHPDAEDLFNVTCDLKLVCEKLRDRNQRHKRQDIEVGKAVRPQLAMRVGDATAAWKKYHGKEVVVECKFDGDRIQVHKNGTEVHYFSRNFFDHSEYGHAMSEIIIQNVQADRCILDGEMLVWDTSLKRFAEFGSNQEIAKAARDGLDSDKQLCYVAFDVLYVGDTSVIHESLKERHGLLQKVVKPLTGRLEILVPNGGLNTHRSSGEPCWSLIVHSVDDVERFFKETIENRDEGIVLKDLGSKWEPSDRSGKWLKLKPDYIRAGSDLDVLIIGGYYGSGRRGGEVAQFLVGLAERPVANTYPRRFVSFCRVGTGLTDEELDAVETKLKPYLRKYDYPKKAPPSFYEVTNHSKERPDVWVESPEKSIILSITSDIRTIRSEVFAAPYSLRFPRIDRIRYDKPWHECLDVQSFIELVDSGNGTTQKGTDYGVLQDDKKKPKRSTKKEDKRNMCLVPSHLVQTDVSGIKEDSLIFSKMMFYFANVPPTHTLDSLHKIVAENGGTFSMNLNNSVTHCVAAENKGIKYQAAKRQGDVIHLSWVLDCCSQKKLLSLQPKYYLSISESSKKKLEAEIDEFSDPYFWDLDLADITQLLSNVPRSEDTKRINYYKKKYCPLEKWARFHGCCIYFNSSIHSLKPDWEFVLGVTVRRLKIEVLMGGGRVGDNLADATHLVLLSIQGCDVKFETLLQSLTEAEKHFLHNKRLHIVGLQWLEDCLGRKQRLQEEPYSLKPYGWEEYDIVESEHDMVIEELPRDNVEIEKVPAPSKKERNRGNAAQEHTGILRSPEKGSKRKRGRPAGTNTNRGKIGATQTRRTRARISRKPAKISFNESDESDSHDLTSYKEDVDIAEGTHRMVGDGSLDMQRKEAIQESTSLQSGKAAEQEVVGDIRYDGHSDKIPEIEMIEKHYSQDRDKPEKLEDIADPVQAMLFGLIPCLGTKNAQTINMNTETERPAVGLIPGPGTKNAQTMDTSTEAEKPPVDLILGLGTKTAQTSADNQKPPFDTGAEPTKKKKVSYKDLARQLLNS